The genomic region ACTCCAGCAATGCCTTCATCATCCTTGCCCGTGCATGACCAAAAAGGGTTGCTTAAGAAGTAGGTTTGTCCTCTCAGTTCTCTATTGAGTTATTCACTTCGAGCCAGACATTGACGACATGTATGACAAGACAAATGATTACAATTCTCTTTTGAGTTCTAGGCTGATAGTTGACAGTCGTGGAAGAGCGATAAAGGGCGTCTTCCTCTTACAATTCTCTTTTGAGTTCTAGCAGCTGTTCAACACGCTTAAGACTATTGGGCTCGAGATGTACACTTACAATTCTCTTTTGAGTTCTAGCGAGGTTAGGCGGGTACCGGTTACCGAGATTGAGCCGATACCCTTACAATTCTCTTTTGAGTTCTAGATAGTTTGCCGGCAACGTAGTTGTCCCAGCTAAGTGTTTCTCCACTTACAATTCTCTTTTGAGTTCTAGTTAAAGACTACCACTTTGGGTATTTGTACTTCAGCCGCAGTAGTCTTACAATTCTCTTTTGAGTTCTAGTGTATCGAGAGAAGTATGCCAGTACTGTTGGACAAAATCTTACAATTCTCTTTTGAGTTCTAGGCATAATTATTAAGACATTGGTTGAGAAGGGGTTGATCTAGAACTTACAATTCTCTTTTGAGTTCTAGAGAACTGCTATAGTGAGAGGAACTGTGTGTCCGTAAACTGTGCCTTACAATTCTCTTTTGAGTTCTAGGCGTCACGCTACCGCTGAGGCTGCACGTAACGTTAGCAGTTATCTTACAATTCTCTTTTGAGTTCTAGTCTCAGAGATATCTATGCAAAATATACAATTGACTAACAAAGAGCAGACAAGAGCTTACAATTCTCTTTTGAGTTCTAGCCCCGCTTCCTCTACGAGGTGGGCTCTGTGAGCCCCAACAACACTTACAATTCTCTTTTGAGTTCTAGCCGAAGACCAGCTTGACTAGGTTCATAAGGGTGACAAGGTACACTCTTACAATTCTCTTTTGAGTTCTAGCTATTTTCAAGTATGGTCTCTTTGTGAGCTGTTCCCTGTACTCTTCTTACAATTCTCTTTTGAGTTCTAGACAGAAATACCTTAAACGTTAGATAAGGAGTTAAAAATGTTTGGTCTTACAATTCTCTTTTGAGTTCTAGGGCTTAGCCGTATAGAGGGCTACTTGAAAGCAAAGTATGGATATAACTTACAATTCTCTTTTGAGTTCTAGTGGTTTGTTCCCTTTTGGGATCCGAATGGTTTGTGCTATGATACTCGTATTTATCTCCTTCGGAACACTATTGATTTATAAGATAATTGGTAATTATCTTACCCCGTTTCCCCATTCTGCTCTATCCCATATTGTTCTCATGGAAATGTATGGATTTGAAACATTGTTCCCAAGAAGCCTTACAACTCCACCAAAGACAGGTTCCAATGAGAAAAGAAAGAGGAATTTAAAGACTACGAGGATTAGGCTAAACAAGAGCTGGGAGAGAATAGTGATATGGATTGGTTGGGTGTGGTTGGTGGGATTGTTTTTGAGGATTCTCTTCTTGGTTGATATTATTTATGTTGTTATTCTGTGGTTTCTTCTGCCCATGGCTCTACTGGTGGGGGTGTTGGGTGTCTTGGTGGTTGTATGGTTATTGCTTGTACTTCTCCTAGGCCTAGGCCTGGGCTTCCTCCGGCTCCGGTGAGGAGTGCTGCTCCTAGGAGCTTCTTCGCCGCCTCTGCCAGCTTCTCGCCGCAGACTAGGTGGTAGCGGGCTTCGCCCGTGAATACTTTGATTTCTTTGCCGTGTGTTAGCCTTATTCTCGCCTTCTTTGTGTTGTCCTGTGCTAGTTCTAGGCAGGGCTGGATTGCTGCTACTAGTGGCTTGTAGTCTAGCCCGGTGGTTGCTGAGAGTCTCCTGGCTATGCTTGCTACTAGTCTCCAGGGGCTCGGGTACGAGACTATGGCTCCGTGGAACCGGTAGAATGTTGCCCCGTGCCTCGCCACAATGACTGCGGCTACTGGGTCTCCCGGGTCGCTGGGCGGCTCGGGCAGCGGGGCGTCGACCACCTCCTCTCTCATGTCGAGGCCCTCGACAATTATGTCCTTGTTGAACACTACGCCGGTCGTGAACCCTCTCGCCAAGACGTGGGCGGGCACCTCGCCCGCCTTGCCCCAGAACACTGCCCGTAGCCTATACCGCTCCCCGGGGGCGAGGAACCCGGAGACCGGGACGAAGCCGCCCTCTGCGGGATATATGGGGGAGACTCGGAACAGCCCGCCCTCGGGCAACACGGTGCCTGCGAGGCTCAGCGAGTCGTACACTATCTTGCCCGCCACTGCCCCGCTCCACGCAACGAGCTTGACGCGGGAAACGACGCGGAATACGAGGTTGACAACATAGAACCTAGCCTCAACACCCAATGCTGCACTGCACCCCTCTCTTCTTTCTCGCTGGCAGGGCTCTGTGTGTCCCCGAGGGGATACAGCTGGGGCTCTGACCCCATCTATATGGTGAGCGCTTTATGCAGTGTACGAGAACTAGGCGAGTCATTTAAAGGTAATGCCGTGTATACGTTTAGTGCTTGTATGTCTGTGACTATTACTGTGCGTATTCCGCGCCGCCTAGCAGAGGAGATGAGGAGGCACCGGGAGATCAACTGGAGCGAGGTTGTGCGCAAAGCCATAGAGGAGTATCTGCAGAGACTAGGGGAGGCCAAGAGGGTTGAGGCGCCGGGAGAACTGGTTGAGAAGCTAAGGGAGCTGGGGCTAAGCGCTGGGGACCTGGAGCCCCCTTGGTCCGCAAGAAGAGGAAATGTACGAGAGGGTGGAGGAGTAGAGGAGGGTAAAACCTATGACACGGGCGCAGCAATAGAGCTAGTAGCCAAGAGGAGCGCCAACATCATCTCCGGGCTACATCTCGGTGATAACAGCGATAGAGTACCCGCCGGCAATACCCCGCATCCTAGCAATACTCTACCCCAAGAAACAGGACTACCACTTAGCAATACTCTGGCAAGCCAAGGCTACGCCGCCTAGGAAGCCCGCTGCCCACAGTAGACCTAATAATAGCTGCACAAGCATACAACCACAACCTAGAACTAGTGACACTAGACAAGCACTCCTACATCATAAGGGAGAAACCAGCGCCAATGCCTAAAAGTAGCAACGCCACAGATCACGTAACTAACATAGATCTCAAATACTATCTAGTCCCTGGTCCGGTCAAAATCTATTTCCCCTACAAGCATAGTCCCCGACTTGCGCACCCAATACCCACGCAAAAACTTGATAACATGCCAGCCATACCCTCAATAATTAATCATATCCACGTCGCAACACATACCCCGTCAATAACAACGAGGCATGAATATGCAAAGGTCAAAACAACGAACATGACTGCACAACCTAGTCAATAAATAACATCAAATTCATAACAACAAACTATGCTAAGTAACAATCAGACCTAACCTCTTTAATATATACAACCATTTTCTCTGACTGTGTGTTTGTCCTAGTCTTCTTTATCTTTAAATTCCTCTTTCTTTTCTCATTGGAACCTGTCTTTGGTGGAGTTGTAAGGCTTCTTGGGAACAATGTTTCAAACCCATGCAAATCCATGAGAACATTATGGGATAGAGTAGAAAGAGAATTGTTGCTAACTATGATACATTACCCCCTTTATAACCCAATAGTGTTCCGAAGAAGATAAATACCCGTAACATAGCACAAATCATTCGGATCCCAAAAGGGAACAAACCAGATAAACTCAAAAGAGAATTGTAAGCCACAGGGCGTTGTCCAGCGTGTGTGCTTCTGGGAGGTACTTGGGATAAACTCAAAAGAGAATTGTAAGTCACAGCAACCTCCTCAGCCACAGACAAACCAAGCACAACAAGATAAACTCAAAAGAGAATTGTAAGGTAGAGTTCACACAGGTAAACGGTATCATAGAGGTGAGATAAACTCAAAAGAGAATTGTAAGCTAGCCATCCCATAGCCCTAGCCACCATTTCGGGTGTTGCTTCGGATAAACTCAAAAGAGAATTGTAAGTGAAAAATTCCTAGTACTAGAAGCAAAACCAAAAGGAACACGATAAACTCAAAAGAGAATTGTAAGATTACACAGCCTCCAAGAGCGTGTTCAATAATTCTTCCAATAGATAAACTCAAAAGAGAATTGTAAGTACGTGGCCGCGTCGAGGACTGGGCACAGTAAGTGGCTAGTGCGATAAACTCAAAAGAGAATTGTAAGGCAGTAGGGTCAGTAGCATTACGGAACTCGAACCTGATAATAGGATAAACTCAAAAGAGAATTGTAAGTGTACACCGTGATGTCGTACGCGTCCTCTATGTTCGCCCAGCTACGGATAAACTCAAAAGAGAATTGTAAGGGTAGTCGGCGCTACGGCGGTTCGACATCTCTATGTAGTCGATGGTGATAAACTCAAAAGAGAATTGTAAGGGCAAAGACCTTTGTGAAGCCAGTAGAGCACTACCTTACCAAGTAGATAAACTCAAAAGAGAATTGTAAGACGGCGGCGTAAACCAGTATCCTCTCCGGCTTAGGGTCTCTCGATAAACTCAAAAGAGAATTGTAAGTCAGGTACATAAGGCGCTTCTTGAGATCGGGGCTCACATATACGATAAACTCAAAAGAGAATTGTAAGATCAACCAGCCTAGCCAGCCGAGTAAGCCGATACATGTTATGTCTAACTCAAAGGAGAATTGTAAGTATAGGCTCATGCACCTTGTAACAGAAATCCCTAATAGGAAAACAATCATAGCTAATTATAATTCCTTATTGGGTTGAATGCATGCTTGAAGTTGTTGCTCGAAATAGAGGATAAGAAATCATGATTCTCTTTGGGCTAGACTATATATGCGTGTTGCTGTCTTGTTGCTTTCCTGGGGTGCCGGGGTGTGACGATCGGGCTACCAGCCCGACGCATCTTGCGGCGCGATGGGGATGTAACCTCGGGGGCGACCCCGGCGCCTCTTTGTGGTGCTGCATGTAGGCTCGTTGTAGTGTTCTGCTGTGCTGTTTCTCGAAGGCATCGTTTTCCGCATAGCATTTCGCAGGGGTAGCTTGATAAGCCTGGTAGCGGCTGTTCTGAGGGGCGATGGCCTAGCTGGGACGGGGTGTGCTAGCGATGAGTTTCCTCGTTAAGGCCTGTACAGAGTTCTCCGCCGCTCATAGCATTAAGGGGCATCCCCGCTGCGGCCGGGTACATGGCCATAATTACCGGGTTTGTGTCTGGCTCCGCGAGGACGAGCCAATGGGTATTGACCTAGACGACTTGGAGAAGTGGCTGCGGGTGAACGTTTTCGAGCGTTTCGACCACCGGTACCTAAATGAGTTGCTGGGCCGCGAGACGGTTACTAGCGAGGACCTCGCAGTCATTGTGGCCAGGGGGCTCGCCGAGTCTTTCGGTGATAGGGTTGAGCGAGTCGAGGTCTGTGAGACCCGAGACCTATGCGTTGAGTACTCGCCGCGATAGCCTATTGGTCGCTGAGACGTTTCTCAGCCTCCAGGGAGAAGGCCCGTTTACTGGGCGCCGAAGCCTCTTCATAAGGCTTGCTGGCTGTAATCTCCGCTGCCCCTTCTGCGACACAAAGTACTCATGGGACGTGAAGAACGCCAGGGAGATGACCATTGAGGAGCTAGTAGTACTCGTGGGCAGGGCTGACCCCACCCTAGTCGTGGTTACCGGCGGGGAGCCCCTGCTCCAGCGAGACGCGCTGGAAGAACTAGTGCGCATGCTCTACAGGCTCGGCTACCCGGTACAGGTAGAGACCAATGGTACGCTCGAGGCACCAGAGCCCGGAACCCCCCTCTCCCAGGCGTTCTTCGTCGTCTCTCCGAAGGACGTGCCCATACCAGTCCCTGGCGCGAAGACGCACCCTTCTTGGTTTGACCTCGTGCGCCGCTACAACAACGTATGGTTCAAGTTCGTGGCGGCGAACAAACAGCACGTGGAGAAGATAATAGAGTATGTAGAAAACAACGGTATACCGAGGAAAAGAGTATACATAATGCCATTGACGAGTGAAGGGATGACAATAGAGGAGATACTGAAGCTTCACCGCGAGATAGCAGAAGAAGCGCTACAAAACCGGGTAAACTTTAGCCCAAGACTCCACCTCCTACTCGGCCTAAAGTAGCGGAAAGATCATTGCTGCACCTTTTTCGCCGAAACTCTTCAGATAATCCATGCCATGCGGGGCGTTGTACCGCCTAGCAATCCTACAGTATAAGTATAGTTTAATACCTTGTTTGTCTCGGTACTACGCTGCCGCGTTATAGGATAAAACATATATCGAGGCATGTCCGCCCTGCTTCTCTAAAATA from Pyrofollis japonicus harbors:
- the cas6 gene encoding CRISPR system precrRNA processing endoribonuclease RAMP protein Cas6, producing MGVEARFYVVNLVFRVVSRVKLVAWSGAVAGKIVYDSLSLAGTVLPEGGLFRVSPIYPAEGGFVPVSGFLAPGERYRLRAVFWGKAGEVPAHVLARGFTTGVVFNKDIIVEGLDMREEVVDAPLPEPPSDPGDPVAAVIVARHGATFYRFHGAIVSYPSPWRLVASIARRLSATTGLDYKPLVAAIQPCLELAQDNTKKARIRLTHGKEIKVFTGEARYHLVCGEKLAEAAKKLLGAALLTGAGGSPGLGLGEVQAITIQPPRHPTPPPVEPWAEETTE
- a CDS encoding 7-carboxy-7-deazaguanine synthase QueE encodes the protein MSESRSVRPETYALSTRRDSLLVAETFLSLQGEGPFTGRRSLFIRLAGCNLRCPFCDTKYSWDVKNAREMTIEELVVLVGRADPTLVVVTGGEPLLQRDALEELVRMLYRLGYPVQVETNGTLEAPEPGTPLSQAFFVVSPKDVPIPVPGAKTHPSWFDLVRRYNNVWFKFVAANKQHVEKIIEYVENNGIPRKRVYIMPLTSEGMTIEEILKLHREIAEEALQNRVNFSPRLHLLLGLK
- a CDS encoding 6-pyruvoyl trahydropterin synthase family protein gives rise to the protein MSFLVKACTEFSAAHSIKGHPRCGRVHGHNYRVCVWLREDEPMGIDLDDLEKWLRVNVFERFDHRYLNELLGRETVTSEDLAVIVARGLAESFGDRVERVEVCETRDLCVEYSPR
- a CDS encoding ribbon-helix-helix domain-containing protein; the protein is MSPRGYSWGSDPIYMVSALCSVRELGESFKGNAVYTFSACMSVTITVRIPRRLAEEMRRHREINWSEVVRKAIEEYLQRLGEAKRVEAPGELVEKLRELGLSAGDLEPPWSARRGNVREGGGVEEGKTYDTGAAIELVAKRSANIISGLHLGDNSDRVPAGNTPHPSNTLPQETGLPLSNTLASQGYAA